The proteins below are encoded in one region of Mycobacterium botniense:
- a CDS encoding peroxynitrite isomerase, which produces MPIDLHPDLQPLAPLLGTWAGRGSGKYPTIRPFEYFEEVVFSHVGKPFLSYGQKTTAATDGTPLHAETGYFRVPEPGRVELVLAHPSGITEIEVGRYSAAEGVIEVEMTASHIGLTPTAKEVTALARRLRVDGDELSYQVEMGAVGQPPQNHLTAVLHRQR; this is translated from the coding sequence ATGCCGATAGACCTACACCCCGACCTTCAGCCCCTGGCGCCTCTGCTCGGCACGTGGGCGGGCCGTGGTTCGGGGAAATACCCGACGATCAGGCCGTTCGAGTATTTCGAAGAGGTGGTCTTTTCGCATGTGGGCAAGCCTTTTCTGAGCTACGGGCAAAAGACCACAGCAGCCACCGACGGCACGCCGCTGCATGCGGAGACGGGGTATTTCCGCGTGCCGGAACCGGGTCGGGTCGAACTGGTCCTCGCGCATCCGAGCGGCATCACCGAAATCGAGGTCGGCCGTTATTCGGCCGCCGAGGGTGTTATCGAGGTTGAGATGACGGCGTCACACATTGGATTGACCCCGACCGCCAAAGAGGTCACCGCACTGGCCCGGCGCCTTCGGGTCGACGGCGACGAATTGTCCTACCAGGTGGAGATGGGCGCGGTCGGGCAACCCCCGCAGAATCACCTCACCGCGGTGTTACACCGGCAACGCTGA
- the nrdR gene encoding transcriptional regulator NrdR, translating to MHCPFCRHPDSRVVDSRETDEGQAIRRRRSCPECGRRFTTVETAVLAVVKRSGVTEPFSREKVIRGVRRACQGRQVDDDALNLLAQQVEDTVRATGSPEVPSHEVGLAILGPLRELDEVAYLRFASVYRSFSSADDFEREIEALRAHRKLSTPR from the coding sequence ATGCACTGCCCGTTCTGCCGCCATCCCGATTCCCGGGTGGTGGACTCACGGGAAACCGATGAAGGTCAGGCTATTCGGCGTCGAAGGTCCTGCCCGGAGTGCGGGAGGCGGTTCACCACTGTGGAAACCGCCGTGCTGGCCGTCGTCAAGCGCAGCGGTGTCACCGAGCCGTTTAGCCGGGAGAAGGTCATCCGCGGCGTGCGCCGCGCGTGCCAGGGCCGCCAGGTCGATGACGACGCGCTCAACCTGCTCGCCCAGCAGGTCGAAGACACCGTGCGCGCGACCGGTTCGCCGGAAGTGCCCAGCCACGAGGTGGGCCTGGCGATCCTCGGGCCGCTGCGCGAACTTGACGAGGTGGCCTATCTGCGGTTCGCGTCGGTGTACCGATCCTTTTCCTCTGCTGACGATTTCGAGCGGGAGATTGAGGCGCTGCGTGCCCATCGCAAACTCTCGACGCCCAGGTGA
- a CDS encoding LysM peptidoglycan-binding domain-containing protein — translation MTLIDASPLNNRRAARPARVKARCRPPGSRRPGPARPAWPSPRYRGPGVARSTAAHHRRPVTAATTVALALVSALITLWLGLVAHRGGLVGGAVAGTPARIPDRLAVVRVEAGETWDHLAARVAPGAPAGQVADRIRELNGLDAATLTAGQTLIAPVG, via the coding sequence ATGACACTGATCGACGCGAGCCCGCTGAACAACCGCCGTGCAGCGCGGCCGGCCCGGGTTAAGGCGCGGTGCCGCCCGCCCGGCTCGCGGCGGCCCGGGCCGGCACGGCCGGCATGGCCCTCACCGCGGTACCGGGGTCCGGGTGTGGCCAGGTCCACTGCCGCGCACCACAGGCGCCCCGTAACGGCGGCGACGACGGTGGCGCTCGCGCTGGTCTCGGCGCTGATCACACTCTGGCTGGGGCTGGTTGCCCACCGCGGTGGGCTGGTGGGCGGCGCCGTGGCAGGGACGCCCGCCCGGATACCTGACCGGCTTGCCGTGGTGCGCGTTGAGGCGGGGGAGACGTGGGATCACCTGGCGGCCCGGGTGGCTCCCGGCGCGCCGGCGGGCCAGGTGGCCGACCGCATCCGCGAACTCAACGGCCTGGACGCCGCCACGCTGACCGCGGGTCAGACACTGATCGCTCCGGTCGGCTGA
- the lexA gene encoding transcriptional repressor LexA translates to MSDSSDTTDPGRRPHAADSVLTARQRTILDVIRASVTTRGYPPSIREIGDAVGLTSTSSVAHQLRTLERKGYLRRDPNRPRAVDVRGADEAVAVPATEVAGSDAVPEPTFVPVLGRIAAGGPILAEEAVEDVFPLPRALVGDGALFLLKVVGDSMVEAAICDGDWVVVRQQNVADNGDIVAAMIDGEATVKTFKRTGNQVWLMPHNPAFDPIPGNEATVLGKVVTVIRKL, encoded by the coding sequence ATGAGCGATTCCAGCGACACCACCGACCCGGGTCGCCGTCCGCATGCTGCCGATTCGGTGCTCACCGCGCGGCAGCGCACCATCTTGGATGTCATCCGCGCCTCGGTGACCACCCGCGGCTATCCGCCCAGCATCCGGGAAATCGGCGACGCTGTTGGTCTGACCTCGACGTCGTCGGTGGCTCACCAACTGCGCACGCTGGAGCGCAAGGGCTATTTGCGCCGCGACCCGAACCGCCCCCGCGCTGTCGACGTCCGTGGAGCCGACGAGGCTGTCGCAGTGCCGGCCACTGAGGTCGCCGGCTCCGACGCCGTGCCGGAGCCCACGTTCGTCCCGGTTCTCGGACGGATCGCGGCCGGCGGCCCGATCCTCGCCGAAGAAGCCGTTGAAGACGTTTTCCCGCTGCCCAGGGCGCTGGTCGGTGACGGCGCGCTATTCCTGCTCAAAGTCGTCGGCGACTCCATGGTCGAGGCGGCGATCTGTGACGGCGACTGGGTCGTGGTCCGCCAGCAGAACGTCGCCGATAACGGCGATATCGTCGCAGCGATGATTGACGGGGAAGCCACCGTGAAAACGTTCAAACGCACCGGCAATCAGGTGTGGCTGATGCCGCATAACCCGGCGTTCGACCCCATCCCGGGAAACGAGGCCACGGTGCTGGGCAAGGTCGTCACGGTGATCCGTAAGCTCTAA
- a CDS encoding sunset domain-containing protein, with translation MTGQRCRPGRRVGCALAAVATTAAVLQFLAPPVSASPESDAGEAITAAWEQAGGEHSVLGAQRGDVYPVGGGFAQNFAGGKIFFTPATGARILYGAVLDKYESLGGPAGSDLGFPTINEVPGLVGPDTRVSTFSAPDKPVIFWSPEHGAFVVRGAINTAWDKLGSSGGVLGVPVGDELYEGELATQPFSGGRVSWNRVTKTFATVPPELAGQLAGLPVPIDPTAAINIAWRSAGGPGGPLGAKKGGQYPIGRDGIGQNFAGGKVFFSPATGANAVEGAILAKYESLGGPLGSNLGYPVANEADGGIKPVSRVSVFSAPDRPVIFWTPEHGAFVVQGAMKAAWDKLGGATGTLGAPVGDPALDGDVVSQKFAGGTIAWDRVKNTFSTRPPNLAALLRGLQVPGQHMPSRSATTAHSSQVLHWHWWWLVAVIVVLLAVVMTLAGFRWRQRRSAGPGTTVGEAEQGGHTAEPADTQWSPAEGRRVAVTSLGPRYSERSRGSPPTHAPDPFARDSTWIPDASGPVSAARAVPTASESLRAPAGFDAAGEDPDAVDTAPTRVPTATEVRSGRHAAVETAADAGPRTPAAPARLAIHLPLEDPYQAPDGYPVKANTSSGLYYTPESELYEETLAEIWLASEEVARANGFIKAG, from the coding sequence GTGACTGGACAACGATGTCGACCGGGCCGGCGCGTCGGGTGCGCACTGGCCGCGGTGGCCACGACAGCGGCGGTCTTGCAGTTTTTGGCGCCTCCGGTGTCAGCGTCACCGGAAAGCGACGCCGGTGAGGCCATCACCGCGGCATGGGAGCAAGCCGGCGGCGAACATTCGGTTCTGGGCGCTCAACGGGGGGATGTCTACCCGGTCGGTGGTGGGTTCGCGCAGAACTTCGCCGGCGGCAAAATATTCTTTACCCCGGCCACCGGCGCCCGGATCCTCTACGGCGCCGTCTTGGACAAATACGAATCACTGGGCGGGCCCGCCGGCAGCGACCTGGGTTTCCCGACCATCAACGAGGTCCCTGGACTGGTCGGACCCGACACCAGGGTGAGCACCTTCTCCGCCCCCGACAAGCCGGTGATCTTCTGGTCGCCCGAGCACGGGGCGTTCGTCGTGCGCGGCGCGATCAACACCGCATGGGACAAACTGGGCAGCTCGGGCGGTGTATTGGGTGTCCCGGTGGGCGATGAGCTCTACGAGGGCGAACTGGCCACCCAACCGTTCAGCGGTGGCCGGGTGTCATGGAACCGGGTCACGAAGACCTTCGCCACTGTTCCACCGGAATTGGCCGGCCAACTGGCAGGTCTGCCCGTGCCGATCGACCCCACCGCGGCCATCAACATCGCATGGCGATCAGCGGGCGGGCCCGGCGGCCCGTTGGGCGCGAAAAAAGGCGGGCAATACCCCATCGGTCGCGACGGGATCGGGCAAAACTTCGCCGGCGGCAAGGTCTTTTTCAGTCCGGCCACCGGGGCGAATGCCGTCGAGGGAGCCATCTTGGCCAAGTACGAGTCATTGGGCGGGCCGCTCGGCAGCAACCTGGGTTATCCCGTGGCCAACGAAGCCGACGGCGGAATCAAGCCGGTGAGCCGGGTCAGCGTATTCTCCGCACCTGACCGGCCGGTGATTTTCTGGACGCCCGAGCACGGCGCGTTCGTCGTGCAGGGTGCCATGAAGGCGGCGTGGGACAAACTGGGCGGCGCGACCGGCACACTGGGTGCACCGGTCGGCGATCCGGCCCTCGACGGCGACGTGGTCTCCCAGAAGTTCGCCGGCGGCACGATCGCATGGGATCGGGTCAAGAACACATTCAGCACCCGACCGCCGAACCTGGCGGCATTGTTGCGGGGGCTGCAGGTCCCGGGTCAGCACATGCCGAGCCGTTCGGCGACGACGGCGCACTCGAGCCAGGTGCTGCACTGGCACTGGTGGTGGCTCGTCGCGGTCATTGTGGTGCTGCTGGCTGTGGTGATGACGCTGGCCGGGTTCCGGTGGCGCCAACGCCGCAGTGCCGGTCCCGGCACCACGGTGGGCGAGGCCGAACAGGGCGGGCACACCGCCGAGCCCGCCGACACCCAGTGGTCGCCGGCCGAAGGCCGCCGCGTTGCTGTGACGTCGCTGGGGCCTCGCTACTCGGAGCGGTCACGGGGCTCACCACCGACCCACGCCCCGGACCCGTTCGCGCGCGACAGCACCTGGATACCCGATGCCAGTGGGCCGGTGTCCGCTGCCCGGGCTGTGCCCACTGCCTCGGAGTCCCTCCGGGCGCCGGCCGGGTTCGACGCCGCGGGAGAGGATCCCGATGCGGTGGACACGGCTCCGACCCGGGTGCCTACGGCAACCGAAGTGCGCAGCGGGCGCCACGCGGCGGTGGAGACCGCAGCAGACGCCGGCCCGCGGACCCCGGCTGCGCCTGCCCGGCTGGCGATCCACCTGCCGCTGGAGGATCCCTACCAGGCTCCCGACGGCTACCCGGTCAAGGCCAATACCAGTTCCGGTCTGTATTACACACCCGAAAGTGAGCTCTACGAGGAGACGCTGGCCGAAATCTGGCTTGCCAGCGAAGAAGTCGCGCGGGCCAACGGATTCATCAAAGCGGGTTGA
- a CDS encoding TerC/Alx family metal homeostasis membrane protein, with protein sequence MGVSAVVWALTVTVLVGLAMFDYLAHVRHAHVPTLREAALWSALFIGLAILFGIGVVIVGGTTMGVEYFACYLSNQALSVDNLFIFLVVLGVFAVPRVAQQKVLLYGVMVALVARTAFIFVGAALISVFDWAFYLFAAVLLITAGNLLRPSESAGHTADAVVIRAARRFLRTSDRYHRDRLFTIENGKPVLTPMLLVMVALAGTDLLFAFDSIPALFGLSRNVYVVFSATALSLLGLRQLYFLIDGLLDRLIYLPYGLAVILGFIGVKLMLQALHENNIPFINHGNPVPVADVSTGLSLVVITVILVVTTAASLLSSRGRAQHAVARARRHAYEYLDLNCDTDPAERERTYNQLLAEERQIDALPPKYRARIRHQDELTELLERAHRAHDAHNRG encoded by the coding sequence ATGGGTGTTTCCGCGGTGGTTTGGGCCCTGACGGTAACCGTGCTGGTGGGCTTGGCGATGTTCGACTACCTCGCGCATGTGCGGCATGCGCATGTGCCGACCCTGCGTGAAGCCGCTCTCTGGTCGGCGCTGTTCATTGGACTCGCGATCCTGTTCGGAATCGGAGTCGTGATCGTCGGCGGCACCACCATGGGTGTCGAATACTTCGCCTGCTACCTGAGCAACCAAGCGCTCTCGGTGGACAACTTGTTCATCTTTCTGGTCGTCCTCGGCGTCTTCGCGGTTCCCCGGGTGGCTCAGCAAAAAGTGCTGCTGTACGGTGTCATGGTCGCGCTGGTCGCGCGCACCGCCTTCATCTTTGTTGGTGCCGCGCTCATCAGCGTCTTCGACTGGGCGTTCTACTTGTTCGCTGCGGTCTTGCTGATCACCGCGGGGAACCTGCTGCGGCCGTCGGAGTCGGCAGGCCACACCGCGGACGCGGTGGTTATCCGCGCGGCCCGGCGATTCTTACGCACCTCCGACCGGTATCACCGTGATCGGCTGTTCACCATCGAAAACGGCAAACCGGTGCTGACCCCGATGCTGCTCGTGATGGTCGCCCTCGCGGGAACGGACCTGCTCTTCGCATTCGATTCGATCCCGGCATTGTTCGGCCTGAGCCGCAACGTGTACGTGGTGTTCAGCGCTACCGCCCTGTCGCTATTGGGTCTGCGCCAGCTGTACTTTCTGATCGACGGCCTGCTCGACCGGCTGATCTACCTGCCCTACGGCCTCGCCGTGATCCTCGGCTTCATTGGCGTCAAGCTGATGCTGCAAGCGTTGCACGAGAACAACATTCCATTTATCAACCACGGCAACCCCGTCCCGGTCGCCGACGTGAGCACGGGTCTGTCGCTGGTGGTGATCACCGTCATCCTGGTCGTCACGACGGCGGCGTCGCTGCTGTCCAGCCGCGGACGGGCGCAGCACGCTGTCGCACGCGCTCGCCGTCATGCGTACGAGTACCTCGACCTCAACTGTGACACCGATCCGGCCGAACGGGAGAGAACCTACAATCAGCTTCTCGCCGAAGAACGCCAGATCGATGCGCTCCCCCCCAAATACCGCGCACGGATCCGTCACCAGGACGAGCTGACCGAATTGCTCGAGCGCGCTCATCGGGCCCACGACGCCCACAACCGAGGATGA
- a CDS encoding acyl-CoA dehydrogenase family protein, with translation MGSAVKYQRTLFEPEHELFRESYRAFLERHVAPYHDQWEKDKIVDRAVWLEAGKQGFLGMAVPEQYGGGGNPDFRYNAIITEETTARRFSGIGFGLHNDVVAPYLLRLATEEQKQRWLPKFCTGELITAIAMTEPGTGSDLQGIKTRAVKQGDHYILNGSKTFITNGINSDLVIVVAQTDPDKGSHGFSLLVVERGMAGFERGRHLDKIGLDAQDTAELSFTDVKVPVENLLGEEGKGFIYLMQNLPQERISIAIMAAAAMETVLEQTLQYTKERKAFGRPIGSFQNSRFLLAELATETTVVRMMVDEFIRLHLDGKLTAEQAAMAKWYATEKQVHLIDRCLQLHGGYGYMREYPVARAYLDARVQTIYGGTTEIMKEIIGRSLGV, from the coding sequence ATGGGCAGCGCCGTCAAATACCAGCGCACACTGTTTGAACCTGAGCATGAACTTTTCCGGGAGTCCTATCGGGCTTTCCTGGAACGCCACGTCGCTCCATATCACGATCAGTGGGAGAAAGACAAGATCGTTGACCGGGCAGTCTGGCTGGAGGCCGGCAAGCAGGGTTTCCTGGGTATGGCGGTTCCCGAGCAGTACGGTGGGGGCGGTAACCCCGACTTCCGCTACAACGCCATCATTACCGAAGAGACCACAGCCCGACGCTTCAGTGGTATCGGTTTCGGGCTGCACAATGACGTCGTGGCACCGTATCTGCTGCGGCTGGCCACCGAAGAGCAGAAGCAGCGCTGGCTACCCAAATTCTGCACCGGAGAATTGATTACGGCCATCGCCATGACTGAGCCGGGGACCGGCAGCGATCTGCAAGGAATCAAAACCCGCGCGGTAAAACAGGGTGACCACTACATTCTCAACGGATCAAAAACGTTCATTACCAACGGAATCAATTCCGACCTGGTGATCGTCGTGGCGCAGACCGATCCGGACAAGGGTTCGCACGGTTTCTCGCTGCTGGTTGTCGAGCGTGGTATGGCCGGTTTTGAACGCGGCCGGCACCTGGACAAGATCGGGCTGGATGCCCAGGACACCGCGGAGCTGTCATTCACCGATGTCAAGGTGCCGGTCGAAAACCTGCTCGGCGAGGAGGGCAAAGGGTTCATCTACCTGATGCAGAACCTGCCGCAAGAACGTATCTCGATCGCCATCATGGCGGCCGCGGCGATGGAAACCGTGCTGGAGCAGACCCTGCAATACACTAAGGAGCGCAAGGCCTTTGGCAGGCCGATCGGCAGCTTCCAAAACAGCCGCTTCCTGCTTGCCGAGCTGGCCACTGAGACGACCGTGGTGCGGATGATGGTCGACGAGTTCATCCGGCTGCACCTCGACGGCAAGCTCACCGCCGAGCAGGCGGCGATGGCCAAGTGGTATGCCACCGAAAAACAGGTGCACCTGATTGACCGCTGCTTACAGTTACACGGCGGCTACGGCTACATGCGCGAATACCCTGTCGCGCGGGCCTACCTCGACGCTCGGGTGCAGACGATTTACGGCGGCACGACCGAGATCATGAAGGAGATCATCGGCCGTAGTCTTGGTGTTTAA
- the hflX gene encoding GTPase HflX produces the protein MTHPEIRNSRQLGPEPSAGELALDDRSALRRVAGLSTELVDVSEVEYRQLRLERVVLVGVWTDGSVADAEASLAELAALAKTAGSVVLDGLIQRRDRPDPSTYIGSGKAAELREVVLATGADTVICDGELSPAQLTALEKAVKVKVIDRTALILDIFAQHATSREGKAQVSLAQMEYLLPRLRGWGDSLSRQAGGRAGGSTGGVGLRGPGETKIETDRRRIRQRMARLRRDIKAMKQVRDTQRSRRLASEVPSIAIVGYTNSGKSSLLNALTGAGVLVDDALFATLEPTARRGSFDDGRVFVLSDTVGFVRHLPTQLIEAFRSTLEEVVDADLLVHVVDGSDVNPLAQVNAVRQVLSEVIADHHEDPAPELLVVNKIDAASDLALAQLRRALPGAVFVSARTGEGLDRLRQRMAELLAPTDTAVDVVIPYDRGDLVARLHADGRVVQAEHNAVGTHIKARVPVALAASLREFSAAGASSASS, from the coding sequence ATGACACATCCAGAAATTCGCAACTCCCGTCAGCTCGGCCCTGAGCCCAGCGCGGGCGAGCTCGCCCTCGACGACCGTTCGGCGCTGCGCCGGGTCGCAGGATTGTCGACCGAACTTGTTGACGTTTCCGAGGTCGAGTACCGCCAACTGCGCCTTGAGCGGGTGGTGCTGGTCGGTGTGTGGACCGACGGCAGTGTCGCCGACGCCGAGGCCAGTCTGGCCGAACTGGCCGCGCTGGCCAAAACGGCCGGATCCGTGGTGCTGGACGGGTTGATCCAGCGTCGCGATAGGCCCGACCCGTCCACCTATATCGGCTCGGGTAAGGCGGCCGAGTTGCGGGAGGTGGTGCTGGCCACCGGTGCCGACACCGTGATCTGCGACGGTGAACTGTCCCCGGCGCAGCTGACCGCGCTGGAGAAGGCGGTCAAGGTCAAAGTCATCGACCGCACCGCGCTGATCCTTGACATCTTCGCCCAGCACGCCACCAGCCGGGAAGGCAAAGCGCAGGTGTCGCTGGCGCAGATGGAGTACCTGCTGCCGCGGCTGCGGGGCTGGGGTGATTCGCTGTCGCGGCAGGCCGGTGGCCGCGCCGGCGGCAGCACCGGTGGGGTGGGGCTGCGCGGCCCGGGGGAGACCAAGATTGAGACCGATCGGCGCCGTATCCGGCAGCGGATGGCCAGGCTGCGCCGCGATATCAAGGCCATGAAACAGGTGCGTGACACCCAGCGCAGCCGCCGACTGGCCAGTGAGGTGCCGTCGATCGCGATCGTGGGCTACACCAATTCCGGTAAGTCGAGTTTGCTCAACGCCCTGACCGGGGCCGGGGTGCTGGTCGACGACGCGCTGTTTGCGACCCTGGAACCCACCGCGCGGCGCGGATCCTTCGATGACGGCCGGGTGTTCGTGCTCAGCGATACCGTCGGTTTCGTGCGTCATCTGCCCACCCAGCTCATCGAGGCGTTTCGCTCCACGTTGGAGGAGGTTGTCGACGCCGATCTGTTGGTGCATGTCGTCGACGGTTCCGACGTCAACCCGCTGGCACAGGTTAACGCGGTACGCCAGGTGCTCTCGGAAGTCATCGCCGACCACCACGAGGATCCGGCGCCCGAGCTGCTGGTGGTCAACAAGATCGATGCCGCAAGCGATCTCGCGTTGGCTCAGCTGCGCCGTGCACTGCCGGGGGCGGTGTTCGTCTCGGCGCGCACCGGGGAGGGCCTGGACCGGCTGCGGCAGCGGATGGCCGAGTTGCTGGCACCCACCGATACCGCCGTGGATGTGGTGATTCCCTATGACCGTGGCGATCTGGTGGCCCGGCTGCACGCCGACGGCCGGGTGGTGCAGGCCGAGCACAATGCGGTCGGCACACATATCAAGGCGCGGGTTCCAGTGGCGCTGGCCGCCAGCCTGCGGGAGTTCTCGGCAGCCGGCGCTTCGTCGGCGAGCTCATAA
- the dapF gene encoding diaminopimelate epimerase: protein MIFAKGHGTQNDFVLLPDLDAKLTLSPQAVVALCDRRRGLGADGVLRITTAAAAVAAGVLDRLPDGVGGADWFMDYRNADGSAAQMCGNGARVFAHYLRASGLESADEFVIGSAAGPRPVTVHRVSPAEAEISVDMGKAAVVGTGEAIVGGRRFRGVAVDAGNPHLACLDRELTGEELAALDVSAPISYDRAQFPDGVNVEVLTAPADGVVWMRVHERGVGETRSCGTGTVAAAVAALADTGGDTGVFTVRVPGGDVVVSITEATSYLRGPSVLVARGELCEEWWHAQQR, encoded by the coding sequence GTGATCTTCGCCAAAGGCCACGGCACGCAGAACGATTTCGTGCTGCTGCCTGACCTGGACGCGAAGCTGACACTGTCGCCGCAGGCGGTCGTGGCGCTGTGTGACCGGCGCCGCGGATTGGGCGCTGACGGGGTGCTGCGCATCACCACCGCGGCCGCGGCCGTGGCGGCCGGTGTGCTGGATCGGCTGCCCGACGGGGTAGGTGGTGCGGACTGGTTCATGGACTACCGCAACGCCGACGGATCGGCCGCGCAGATGTGCGGTAACGGCGCGCGGGTGTTCGCCCACTACCTGCGGGCCAGTGGTTTGGAGTCGGCCGACGAGTTCGTCATCGGGTCAGCGGCGGGGCCGCGGCCGGTCACCGTCCACCGGGTCAGCCCGGCTGAGGCCGAGATCAGCGTCGACATGGGCAAGGCCGCCGTTGTGGGCACCGGGGAGGCGATCGTGGGGGGCCGGCGGTTTCGCGGTGTGGCGGTGGATGCGGGCAACCCCCATCTGGCGTGCCTGGACCGGGAACTGACCGGGGAAGAGCTTGCGGCGCTGGATGTTTCAGCGCCGATCAGCTACGACCGCGCGCAGTTCCCCGACGGGGTCAACGTGGAAGTGTTGACCGCGCCCGCCGACGGGGTGGTGTGGATGCGGGTGCACGAGCGCGGCGTCGGTGAAACCCGGTCGTGCGGCACCGGTACCGTCGCGGCCGCGGTCGCCGCGCTGGCCGACACCGGGGGGGACACCGGCGTGTTCACCGTGCGGGTGCCCGGCGGCGATGTGGTCGTGAGCATCACCGAAGCCACCAGCTACCTGCGTGGCCCCTCGGTGCTGGTGGCCCGTGGCGAACTTTGCGAGGAATGGTGGCACGCACAGCAGCGTTAA
- the miaA gene encoding tRNA (adenosine(37)-N6)-dimethylallyltransferase MiaA: protein MRPLAIVGPTGTGKSQLALEVAERIGGEIVNADAMQLYRGMDIGTAKLPVAARRGIPHHQLDVLEVTDTATVAHYQRGAAADVEAIAARGAVPIVVGGSMLYIQSLLDDWSFPATDPGVRARWERRLAEVGVGRLHAELARRDPVAAAAILPTDKRRVVRALEVVELTGQPFAASKPRIGAPRWDTVIIGLDCATEVLDDRLFQRTDAMFAHGLVEEVIGLLGRGLREGVTASRALGYAQVIAALDAGGTTELLAEARRKTYLGTRRYVRRQRSWFRRDHRIRWLDAGADRTCLVDAALRAWRHVS from the coding sequence ATGAGACCGCTGGCGATTGTCGGGCCGACGGGCACGGGCAAGTCGCAGCTGGCGCTCGAGGTCGCCGAGCGGATCGGCGGTGAGATCGTCAACGCGGATGCGATGCAGCTCTACCGGGGCATGGATATCGGCACGGCGAAGCTTCCGGTCGCAGCTCGGCGCGGCATCCCGCACCATCAGCTCGACGTGCTCGAGGTCACCGACACCGCCACCGTCGCTCACTATCAGCGAGGTGCCGCCGCCGACGTCGAGGCGATCGCAGCCCGGGGCGCTGTGCCGATCGTGGTTGGCGGTTCGATGCTGTATATCCAATCGCTGCTCGACGACTGGTCGTTCCCGGCGACCGACCCCGGGGTACGGGCCCGGTGGGAGCGCCGGCTCGCCGAGGTCGGGGTGGGCAGGTTGCACGCTGAGCTGGCCCGGCGCGATCCGGTTGCGGCAGCGGCCATCCTGCCCACCGACAAGCGGCGCGTGGTGCGGGCCCTGGAGGTCGTCGAGCTTACCGGGCAGCCGTTCGCGGCGTCCAAGCCACGTATCGGCGCACCGCGGTGGGACACCGTCATCATCGGATTAGATTGTGCAACAGAGGTTCTCGATGACCGCTTGTTCCAGCGCACCGACGCCATGTTCGCTCACGGCCTGGTGGAGGAAGTGATCGGGTTGCTAGGTCGTGGGTTGCGTGAGGGTGTCACCGCGTCCCGCGCGCTGGGTTACGCGCAAGTGATCGCGGCGCTGGACGCCGGCGGCACGACGGAATTGCTGGCGGAGGCGCGTCGCAAGACCTACCTGGGCACCCGCCGCTATGTGCGCCGGCAGCGCTCCTGGTTCCGCCGCGACCACCGGATCCGCTGGCTGGACGCCGGCGCTGACCGCACGTGCCTCGTCGACGCCGCGCTGCGGGCCTGGCGGCACGTATCCTGA
- a CDS encoding DMT family transporter: protein MDKADIAALLALCAALSSAFGSVIRQRSAQEITDEPVGHWKLFTLLLRDRRWWLGAAAAVTNYSLQAAALSMGSVILVTALQVTVLLFALPINARLTHHRVTPWEWIWATLLAAAVAVIVTVGHPTAGQQRASLGTWVVVAVVMGPALVLCVLGARVWPGPVAAVLLALVSGSSLALFAVLTKGVIEAGEAGAGALLRSPEVYAWIAIAMTSMVFQQSAFRSGALTASLPTLTLAKPVVGWILGITVLSERLRVDGAQLGALVVAVAVMVVATVALARGEAATMEALSRRRATATRPPVTSPGG from the coding sequence ATGGACAAGGCGGACATTGCGGCGTTGCTCGCTTTGTGCGCCGCACTGTCATCTGCGTTTGGCTCAGTGATCCGGCAACGGTCGGCGCAGGAGATCACCGACGAACCGGTTGGGCACTGGAAGCTGTTCACCTTGTTGTTGCGCGACCGTCGCTGGTGGCTGGGCGCCGCCGCGGCGGTGACAAACTACAGCCTGCAGGCAGCGGCGCTGAGTATGGGGTCGGTGATACTGGTCACGGCGCTGCAGGTGACGGTGCTGCTGTTCGCACTGCCGATCAACGCCCGGTTGACCCACCACCGGGTAACACCGTGGGAATGGATTTGGGCGACGCTGCTGGCGGCCGCGGTCGCGGTGATCGTCACGGTCGGCCATCCCACCGCGGGCCAGCAGCGGGCGTCGCTGGGCACCTGGGTAGTGGTGGCCGTGGTGATGGGACCGGCGCTGGTGTTGTGTGTGCTTGGTGCACGAGTCTGGCCCGGACCGGTCGCCGCTGTGCTGCTGGCGCTGGTGTCGGGTTCATCGCTGGCCTTGTTCGCGGTGCTGACCAAAGGGGTCATCGAGGCCGGCGAAGCCGGTGCCGGCGCGCTGCTGCGCTCGCCCGAAGTTTATGCGTGGATCGCAATTGCGATGACCAGCATGGTGTTTCAGCAGTCAGCTTTTCGATCGGGTGCGTTGACGGCGTCGTTGCCCACGCTGACGCTGGCCAAGCCGGTGGTGGGCTGGATCTTGGGGATCACCGTGCTGTCCGAAAGACTGCGCGTCGACGGCGCCCAACTGGGTGCGCTGGTGGTGGCGGTTGCGGTGATGGTCGTCGCGACGGTGGCCCTGGCCCGCGGCGAGGCCGCCACGATGGAGGCCCTCAGCCGACGACGCGCGACAGCCACGCGTCCACCGGTGACATCGCCGGGAGGCTAA